CGACGCCCGCCGCCCCCCTGGTCGGCCCCCTCGTCGTCCTCCACGCGCTCGCAGCGCTGCTGCGCGTTGCAGACGAAGCCGTCTGGGCACTTCTCGTCCGGGCAGAGAAAGAGGCCGGGACCGACGAGCTGCGGGTTGTAGCAAGCCCCCACGACCGTCAGCGTGGCCGCGGCCCACCATCGGGGCCAACCCAGTCGGGGCCAAGTGGCCCCTGCGTCTCGAAACCGGCTCATCGCCATGCTTGCACCACTCACTTCGTTGACGGTACCGTCCCTGAGGCTTCCCGGGCAGTTTAGAAGGTCACGCTGCCGGCAAGGGCCACGGCGTTTGGCCCAAGCGAGGGCGTAAGTCGCACGCGCCCCTCGGGCTGCACGCTACGTGGCGCAAAGACCAACACGGCGGCGCCACTGCCCGCTGCGAGCAAGCCCACCAGCAAGGTCGCCACCTGCGCCCGCCCCAGCGCGCGGCCGCCGTCGTCGATGCTGGTTTGGATTTGCGTCCAGGAATAGGGCGTCGCCGGGCAATCCTGGCTGACCGTGGGGTCCGCCCCGCAGCGGTAGGCCTTCTCCGTCAGGTCGGCCTTGGCCTTCGCGCGGACGCCGAGCACGATGCTCGTGACAATCGCCGCTCCACCCAAGCCGACCAGGCTCCAACCCACCACCGTGCTCGCGCGCGTGCGCCTCGCCCCCTGCTGCCCCGAGAGAGCGGCCGCGGGCGCGCGAATCGGGGGCGGCAGCGGCGTCGGCGCCGTGAGCAGGGGGCGGCCGGCGGTGGCCGCAGGTGCGACGGTAACGGGCGGCGTCGGTGGCGCGATGACCGAGGGTATCGGCGCAGGGACCGGATCGCGGAAGAGGGGCCGTGGCGTTGGCGTTGGCGTCGGCGTTGGCGTCGGTGTTCGCGCTGCGGTCGTCGCGGCGGCGCTCAGGGCCGCGGCCCGCTGGGCGGCCAGCCGCGCGCGCAGGTTCCTGATGCGAGCATCGATCTTGGCGTCGGGCTTGCCGCTCTCGCTCAGGAAGCGCTCGTAGCTGGCAATCGCCGACTCGATGCGTCCGAGCGACTCTTGGCATCTGGCGATGTTGTGGAAGAGCGCCGGCTCTTGGCTCAAGCGGTAGGACTGCTCGAAGGCATCGAGCGCCTTTTCGTAGGCGCTCTGGTCATAGTAGGTGCGACCGAGATCGAAGAGCTGACTGGCCAGCGCGCGGTCGGTGGGCGAGGTGCGCTCGGCCTGCACCGGCGCCGCGAGCGCGATCAGACAGAGGACCCACGGCAAGTGGGCCAGGAGCGCAGGTGCGCGCGGTCGCAATCGATCCATGAGAGCTTGCCTCGTCCGTTCGGAGCGGAAGACCGGAGTGTGCGGGAGCCCAACGATTCTAAACAGGTTGGTCCGATCAATCAACGAAGCCCGCCGGCCCCGGGGCCGGCGCCGAAAAGAAGCACTAGGCGGAGGGGGCGGGCGTGGGCGTGTCGAAGGGGGGCGGCGTCAGCTCACCGGTGAAGCCCGGTTGCAGGCCGCCGCCACCGCTGACGGTGACGGCGGAGTCGCGGTCGCGCGCGAGGGGCAGCGTGATGCGAAAGGTGGAGCCCTTGCCGACGACTGTATCGACGGCGACGACGCCGCCAGCGAGGTCGACGATCTGATGGGTGATGGCGAGGCCGAGGCCCATGCCCTTGCCCTGGGCCTTGGTGGTGAAGAAGGGCGTGAAGATGCGCTGCAGGTGGTCGGGTGCGATACCGGGGCCATCGTCCTCGACCTCGAAGTGGAGCAGCTCGCGCTCGACGCAGGTTCGCACCCAGACGTGCCCATGGGCCGGCGCGGCATCGATCGCGTTCTGCCAGAGGTTGCGAATCGCCTGGTGCATCTCCTCGGCGATGCAGAGCACCTGGGCGCCGGTCGCCTGCAGCTCAAGGATGCTCTCCACCGGGTCGGCGTCCTTCGGCGCGATCAGCCGACCGATGTCCTGAACCGCCGCATCGAAGTCCATCGGCAAGGGGTCACTGGGGTAGCCCTCGCGGGAGTAGCGGCGCACCAGCTTGACGACCTCGTCGATGCGCGTGACGCCCGTTTGCGCGATCGTGCTCATGCGGCCGATCTGCTCGCGCCAATGCTTCAGGCGGGCGATGCGCTCGGCGTCGGGCGCCTCGAGGTTGCCGAGCAGCGCGATGATGCCGTCGACGCGCTCGTTGATCACGTGGACGGCGTTCCTGATGTAATTGAGTGGATTGTGGATCTCATGCGCCAGCCCGCCGGCGATCAGCTCGAGGCTGCGCACATGCTCGCGAATAAGGAGCGAGACCTGCCGGCCGCGCTGCTGCAGCAGGTGACGAATCGCCGCGCGTAGCTCGCGCGGGCTGAAGGGCTTGCTCAGATAGACATCGGCGCCGGCCTCGCGCGCCTCGAGCCGATCGTCGAGGTTGCCCCTGGCCGTCAGCATGATGATCGGGATCTGGGCGGTCTCGCGCGCGGCGCGCAGGGTCTTGATCATCGACAGGCCGTCGAGCTCGGGCATCATGAAGTCGGTGACGATCACGTCGGGGCCCTCGGCCCGCGCCATCTCGAGCCCCTGCAGCCCGTTGCGCGCCAGGAAGACCTCGTGCTGCTCCTGGAGCTGCAGGTGCAGGAAGCGCAGCACCTCGAGGTTGTCCTCGACCACCAGCACCTTGGTCGCCTTGGGCTTGGCGTGGCGGTCGCGGCGGGTGACGCGGCGCTCGGTGGCATCATCGAGCTCGAGGAAGCGGAAATCGGCGCGCTCGAGCAGGCTGCGCGTCCACTCGCGCGGCTCGCGATCCTCAGCCCGCGCGGCGCGCTCGCTGAGCTGCTCCGCGCTGCGCCGCTCGAGGATATCTGTGGCGAAGTGCTCGCGGCCCGGGAGCAGGTGGATGCAGAAGGTGCTGCCCACCTTGGGCGTGCTCTCGAGGCTGATCCGGCCGCCGTGCAGCTCGACGATGTCCTTGGCCAGCGCCAGCCCGAGGCCCGTCCCGCCGTAGCGGCGCGTGACCGTACCGTCGGCCTGGCTGAAGCGCTCGAAGACCGCCTGATGCTTCTCCGGGGCGATGCCGATCCCCGTGTCGCTGACGCTGATGCGAGCCTCCACGGCGTCGGCGTCGAGCGCCAGCGTGACCTTGCCGCCCGCCGGCGTGAACTTGAGCGCGTTGGAGAGCAGGTTGACCACCACGCGGTCCATCTGCTCCAGGTCGACGAAGATGTCGTCGCGGCTGTGGTCGAGCTGCAGCGTCAGCTCGATGCGCTTGCGCCGAGCCAGCGGGGTGGCGTGCTCGACGATCTCCGTCAACATCCCGCGAAGGTCGCTGGCCTCGATGCGCAGCCGCAGGTAACGCTCCTCGAGCTTGGCGACATCGAGCAAATCGTTGATCAGCTTGAGCAGGCGCAAGGCGCTGCGCCGAATCGGCACCAGATACCGCTTCTGCGCCTGATCCAGATGCCCCATCTCGCCCTCGAGCAGGCCATCGATTGGCGCCAAGATCATCGTCAACGGCGTCCGCAGCTCGTGCGTGATGTTGCTAAAGAACTGGACCTGAAAGCGGTTGAGCTCGGCGATGCGGGTGCGGTCGGCGGTCTCCCGCTCGAGGACCACAGCGTTGCCGGTGAGCGAGAGGGCGAATACCGTGAGCAAGGCGATCACGAAGCCGATGGAAGCTGCCGCGGGCTTGTCGCGCAAGAAGGGGAAATCGAGATTGTGGGCGGCAAAGAAGAACGAGCTCACGATCAGTGCTCTCGCGGAGGAGCCGAGCGGGCGCGTCGGATGATGGAGAGCGCGGATTCCAGTTTCGATTGTTGGCCAAGCAACGGCCAGCGCGGTCGGCAGCGCGATCCAGAGGAAGGGCTGGCGAGTGGCGGCGCAAAGGATGCTAGTCGCGACTGCGCTCCCGTAGATCGCTGCAAAGCGCCGCCAGGGGAAGTCTACGCCGCCGATCGCCGAGATCAGATTCGCCAGCGCGAGGTTGATGAAAAAGGTGCACGAGAAGCCAAGCGTGATGACGAGGCTGCCCTTGGCGGCCGCGCCCTGCGCGAGGAAGGCGAGGAAGGCGGCACCCCAAAGCAGCACCAGCCCACGCTGCAGTGGATTGCGCTGCTTGCGCCAGAGTACGAGCGAAAGGATCAGATTGATGAAGAGCACACCGGCGTAGGTCGCCAGGAGACTGCCGAGACCCTGCATGCTTCAGCTTTCCAGATCGAGGAGCAGGATATCCTCGGCATGTCGCCGCAACGAGCGCTTTCGGGGCTCCGGGGCGTGACCGACGCGGAAGAGCAGCACCTCCGCGCGAGGATCCGTCCCGCCGAAGAGCTCACGGTGCCATTGGCGAAGCTCGGTCAGCTCGCGAACCTCGCCGGGATCGAAGCCCTCGCCCCCTCCGCGCTCCAGGCGGGCGTACAAATAGGGAGCCACCGCCAGCGGTTGGAAGGCGAGGCCCAGTCGCGTTGCCTCGAGCCAGACCCGCTCCATCGCGATACCGCCGGCGAGGTAGTCCGCCGCAGCGATACCGGGCACGCTCAGCAATCCGATCGCCGCCGAGGCCCGCACGGTGCGTTGGCCCAGGTCCTCGACCCGCCGGCCACCGATGCGCTTCATCAGCTCGACGGTCGACCATTTGGAGAGGAGATGCATGCCTGCGGTGTCGATGGCGTCGAGCTCCAGGGTCGCGAGGTCGATGCCGTCCCTCGTGCGTTCCGCCTCTGCTGGCGTCCAGCGGACCTCCTCGATCATCTCGCGATAGAGCCGCCGGCAGAAGAAGCGGAACCGGTCGACCCTCCCGATGTAGCTGGCCAGCGCCTCGAGTGCTGTGTCGTCGTCACCGAGCAGCAGGAGCTCGGCGCCGGCGCTCACGGCGGACTTCGCGAGGGCGCCGTGCTCTTCCGCAGTTAGGTGTGTGCGGTGGCCGAGGCGGCGATTCGTGCAGCGCGCCTCCAGGACCTGCAGGGCAGCGCTGCGTTCGGCGCGCGAGCCGCTCTGCGTCAACTGCGTCTCCCAGGCAACCGTGGGGTCGCCGGCATTCGGGAAGCGCACCACCTGCGTGGTGAACCCGAGGCTGTGGGCCGCTACGCAGAAGTTCTCGAGCGCCGCGCCACATGCCGCGTAGGCGGCGCTCAGGCCGTAGTCGAGGAAGGAGTCGCCGGCGCGCACGGTGTCGAGAACGCAGCGAATGCGGTTGTCTGCCAGCAAGTGAAAGCGCCACGGCTGCCGATTTCCACCCGAGGGCGCGAGCGCGGCCATCTCGACCAGGAAACGAGCGTCCTCGACCGATATGGCGCCTGGCGCCCCGCCGTAGCGCTCGTGGCTCGAGGTCATTCGGCCGACGGCGGCGGCCAATGCCTCCGAGGCCGCACCGCCCTCCGTCGTGTCTTCAGTCGCGATCGCGGTCCCGTTGACGAGCGCACCCGCGCCGTCGGCGACGAGGTTCTGCACGTCGATGTAGAAGCGCCCGGACTCGTTGAGCTCGCCGAGCAGTAGGCGCCGCGCGACGTCGGTGGCGACCGCTCCCCCGAGCATCGTGCCAGACCCCAGCTGAGACCACCCGGTGATGGTCTCATCGATCTCGGCCAGGGAGGCCGCGAGGCGCGTCGACATCGCCGTTCCACCAAGCACCCGAAAGATGATCGGCACCTTCTGCCTGACCGTCAGGCCGCGAACGGAAGTGGCCGACACGCCGTCCAGTAGTCCGTGCAGCAGCCGTCGGTCGGGTTCCTTGTCGAAGCGCTCGATATCGAGCAGGCCGCGGTCGTTGGTCTCCATCAGCACTGGGACGCCACGTGCGCGCGCCTGCTCGCGCAGGAGGATCTTCATGAAGAGGTCATCGCACTCCTCGATCAGCAGCGTCAGCGGCTCGGGGTGGCCGAAGAAGCGCTCCAGGTTCTCCGCCGTCAGCCCCTCGCGATAGATCTCGATCTTCAGGTAGGGGTCGAGCTCGAACATGCGCCGGGCGGCAATCACCGTCTTGTTGGTGCCCAGGGCGGCGACGCCGCAGGGGACGCGATTGGTGTTGGAGAGGGACATGACGTCGAAGTCGGCCAGGCGAAACTCCCCGCCGACGCCCTCCATCGCCAACGTCGTGGCGATCGCATAGCCGACGGAGAGACCCACGATGCCGATGCGGTGCTGGCGCAGCGCGTCCTGCTCCTCCGGGGTGATCTTGTAGCGATTTCTGCTCAGGCGGACCTCGCGGAACTCGGGCTCAGGAAGGGTGCGAACGAGCTGTTCAGTCCACGGGAAATACACCCAGCGCCCGTAGGTCTCCTGCGTCGAGCCGCCCAGGTGTGCCGTGATGAGCTGCTGGGCCTGGCCTCCTGTCAGCTTCTCCTTCGGGTGCCGGACCTCCATCAGCTCGGTCAGCTGCTGCTGCAGCACATCGGCGATCTGAATGCCTGGCACTCGCGAGAGCAGCGCGGCGAGCTGTTCGCGGTCCTCCCCGGCCGAGGGGTCGAGGATCGTGGGTTGCCATCGGTCCCGGTCCAGGGTGGGGACAGCGCTCAGTCGCTCGTGGTGACTGGGGGAAGACATGAGAGCTCCTTTTCGAGCGCCAGGCTCGCCAAGAGGTCATCGAGGTAGGCGATCCAAAGCGGCAGGACCTCCTTGCGCGAGAGCCAACGGAGTCCTTCCGAGACGTAGGCGTAGCCGAGCGCGCCCAGTACGGCGCGGTCCTCCGCACTCAGAGATGGGGGGGCAAGGAGCAGGTGTTGTTGCACCTGCGCTCGGTCGAAGTGCGCACGGGCCTGCGTCAGCAGGGCTGCGAGCGTCTCAGCGTCGGGCCAGCCTCCGTTCAGGGGTAGGATCCTGCAGGTGTTCATCAGGCCAAAGACGTTGATGCCTTCGTCTCCCGTCTCCAGCAGCAGCGCGGCCGTGGGTCCGTGAGGATCAAAGGCGACGTATAGCGAGCGGGCGCGACGGTGGCCTTGCTCGCGGCAGCGCGCGCTGAAGTCCGCGAGATCGACGGATGCGTCGTCGAAGCCGAACGCGGAGCGCTCCAGCGGGGTCAGCTGCGTTTCCGCGTAAACGAGCACCAGTGACCAGAGTTCCGGGGCAGCGTCCGTGCCGACGACGTGAGGCGTGGCGGGGCGCTGGCCGAGAGGGGGCGCCGGTGACGCGTTACCGATCGCGCGAAAGACCGAGAGTTCCGTGTAGGTCAACCGGCCCGGCGCGGCGTAGCGCCGAGCGAATTCACCGTAGACCAAATCATTCCAGCTCTTGCCGGCAGCGAAGTAGATCAGCAGATGCTCCAGCGCGCCGAGATGCTCTAACAGGTAGGTCAGGCCGGCGTAAAGCTCGACGACGTAGCTGAACCAACTGCGATCGCCCCGCCGCCGTTCGGCTTCGACGACCCCGATTTGATGGATCATCCACGTTCCCGGGTAGAGCAGGGTCGCCATCATGCCGGCCCGGTGGGTATCAGCGCTTCGCAAGATCAGGCGGTGGTTATGCTCAGGCGACGCCTCGGACCAGGAACCGACGAATCGAGCGCGAAGGTTGCTCCGTGCCTCGGGGTCCGTCCACATCACGAGGTACCGCGAGGCGTCGAGGAGGTCCCAGGCGTCCCTCGCCCCTGTCTCGCTGGTGCCCGCCAGCCGAGGGAAGGCCGTGCGAAAGACATAGTCGTGCCAACGCCTGCTGTCCTTGGTTCCGCCGAAGTCGAGCAATTCGACGCCGCAGATTATCTGGCCCGTGGATGGATCGCCGGAGGTCCCCCGCACGATGCCCGCCGCCTCGACGGGACCGGTTGGCAGCGTGACCAGTAACTGCGGGAGGTGGTCGCCGGGCACCAGAGGGCGGCCCGAGGTGTCGAGGGAGAGCGACAAGCCCCGCGCCGCTACGCTGGCCAGTGGCCCTCGTATCGCGTTCTCCGGATAGCGATCGTGGGTCAACGCGACCTCGCCGCGATCTTGCGGACTCGGGCGCACGCGCGGCGATTGGCGAAAGCCGGTTTGAAGGACCTCGTCGGGGAAGTCGACAATCACCTGGCCGTGCCCGACGCTTTGGACGGCGCTTGAGAAGAGCGTGACGGCCATCGGGCCTGAGAGCTCGAAGGTGAAGGGGCCCTCGTCGCGAAAGGCGCGTGCTGGAGTGTCGGCCTGGTCCGGACCAAAGGGTTGAAGGGCCAGGCGACCAGGTGTGCTCTCGACGTCGAGACCGACCACTCGAAAGGACCAGGGGATGCGCTTCTGCCCGTGGAAGGCGTGGACGGGGCGGCCCTCCGCCGCGTGCCGTCGGAGCAAGAGGCTGATCAGGTGGCGCTCAGTGGAACGCAGCGCCGTCGGGGCGGAAAGCAACCGGCCGAGCTCAGCGTCGCGCCCCTGCAACTCGCGGATCATGAAGTTGGCGAGCGAGCGCTCCGCTTGCAACGTCAGTGACTCGAACCGGACCCCGAGGTGAAGGGTGCGGTCGTCCTGGCGATCGACTCGCATGATGCGCAGCGCGCTGCTGAACGAAGTACCGTCGGGGAGATGCATCACCACCGAGCTGATGTCGGCGCCACCGGCATCGGGACGGCGCCAAATGACGCTGCTCCCCGTGGTGCTGAGATCGCGCAGATCAAGCTCGACGCCGCCGGCGGTGACGAGGCGCGGTTGACGATCGGTCGCGGGACGAATGCGGTACGATCGCCGGTGGTCCGGGCCCCTGGGGCTACCTTGCGACGACGCGCCGGGTGCCATGCCGTCGCTGGTCTCCAGGCTGCGGAAGAGCTCCTCTTGCCGCGGCTGTACCCGGGCAGTCACGTCGAGGTCGGTGCCGCCAGCCCGACCTTGTGAAGCGCGCTCGCGGTGATCCGCTGCGCCGGTGGCGAAAGGGGAACTGACTGGCTTCGCGCGTTGCACTGCTTGCTGCTCCGCTCCTGCTGCTTCGGTCGGCGCCTGGGCGTCGAATCGATCGAGCGGTCTGCGGCCTCTCGGTCGCCCTGACCTGGGCGGCGCGCCGTGCGCCGCGCGCGGACCGCTCGCGACCTCCGCCCGGCGCAAATCGCCCGCCCTGGACGCACCCCGATCTCAGGCGGTTGAAGAAATCCCCGGTGGCTCTCCTCCCGTGGGTCGTCAATCGCCGACGACGGCGCGTCTCGCATAGGGCCTCTGACAGGCGTACGCTAGCTCAGGGCGGCGTGGGACTCCAGTATTCGCTCTTGCCTAGACTAGCGCTGGCTGGTCGGGGCTTCTCAGCGGCCAGCGCCGCGCGCCAAGCCATTCGACCGCCGATCTTCGACCGCCGAGCAAGAAGCACTAGGCGGAGGGGGCAGGGCGATCGCAAAGTCCGGACGGTCGACGGAAACCCCTTGGGGCGAGGAACCTAGCGGGGACCGGCACGTCGCGATGGCTGGGTGGTTTGAGGCTCAAGCAGAGCGATCGTGATTGACCGCCGATCGCGACGGTGATCCAAGGGAGGTGCTGGGCGGAGTTGCGTCCAGCACTGGAGCCTCTGCAATACCTGTCGATTCGCTACACCGAGCGCCTCGCCGAGGCCGGCATCGAGGGCTCGGTCGGCACCGTCGGCGACTCCTAAGACAATGCGCTCGCCGAGTCGGTCATCGGCCTGTACAAGACGGAGCTCATTCGCAAGCGCGGTCCTTGGCGTCACGCCGAGGCCGTTGAGTTTGCCACCCTCACCTGGGTCCACTGGTTCAACACACCGGCGGCTGCTCGAGCCTCTTGGCTGGGTCCCGCCGGTGGAGTATGAGCGTGCGTTCTACGAGTCTCAGGCTACCCAAGGCAGGGCCGCCTGACTCAGACAACCGAGTCTCCGGCGAACCCGGGGCGGTTCAGTCTGGGCCATCTCCCGAACCCGGGTCGGGGCCATCTCCCCGGTCGGGGCCATCTCCCCACATCTCCCCACGAACGCAAGAACGTCCTCGTAGAGGCGGTTCATGGCGCCGTGAATGTCTCCAGCCGCGCCGATGATCATGGCGTCCAGGCGTCGAGAAGGCGCAGTGCGAGCGCCTCGCAGGAGATGGCGATGGCGAGCTCGTCCTCGAGTCCGACGCTGGCGCGAACGGCCATCTGCGCTCCGACGCTCGCGCAAGCGCCGAAGAGAGCTTCGAGGAGAGTGCGGGCCTGCTGCGTGACATCCCCGGAAATGGGATTTGCTGCCAGCTTCGTCAGCGTGCTGGCGAGGTGCCCGGTGTCGGCAAATCGAAGCAGACGCAGGACGTCGAGGCCGTCCTTGTCTTGAATACGTTCTGGGACCATGCGTGATCAGTTAAGCGAAGCGTGGGCAACACGGAGCCGTTTGGGCTGACCTGGGGAGATGCGCCAACCGCGCATTTGGTCGAGGACGGAGGGGCGGCGCCGCCAGTTGGGGTCGGTCTCGCCGTTGAATAGCTCGGCGAGGCGACGCCACTCGAGGTCGGCCTCGCGGCCGGAGAGCTCAAAGGCCCGGCCAATGGCAAAGGCGGCGACGGCGACCATACGCGCGAGGGCTTGTGGATGCAGCGGCGGCTTCGTCCGCTCGGCCCTGCCGCGAGGGGGAGGCGCCTCCCGGCGGCGGTGATGGTGCGCAAGCATGCAAACGATGACCGAAGCGACCATCGCGGCGTGCACCAGGGCACGCACCGCAGGGCCTGTCTTGGCGCCGATGTCGTCCAGGCGCAAACAGGACTTGTCGAGCTTGTTGTCGAGTTCGATCTCCCAGCGCACCCGATAGAGGTCGGCGACAGCACGTGGCGCAACGTCGGGAGCGAGGTTGGTTAGATAGAAGCAGTACCCCTTTGGGGTCGAGACGCCCACCAGCCGTGCACCGACCACGCGCGACCCATGGCCAGAGCTCGACGTCGGCGTCGATTACCTTGCCGTCGAGCTTGAGCACCTCGCGTTGCAGCAGGAGGTCGAGGTCTGTTCCGGGCGCAAACGTGCGGCTGACGCTGCCACGCGCGACGTGCAACACCTTCGGCTTCCAATTCTCTTTCAGCCGCAGCACATACGAGACGCCGTAGCGGTCGCAGCTCGACAACAGCTTCAGCGAAGCATAGCCCAGGTCCACCAACAGCCCGAGGCCACGCCAGCTCTCGTCGAGCTTTAGATGCGGCGCGTCGTGCTCGCGTGCGGGGCTGAGGTGATACGCCACCGTGGTCCCCATCCCCACCGAATAGCGCTTGTGCACCTTCAACGCCGCATATGCCCCGGCGCCCGGATACTCGTCCATCAGCGCATCGGCGAGCCGCACCGTTGTCGCGTCGACGATGTGCCAGTCTCGCGCCGTACGGCCCAACAGCCCCGGCAGGTCCAGCGCCTGCCCCGCGACATATGCAAGCGCGCGGTCCCGCACCCCCTCCATCGCTCGCTCCAGCGCCGGCCCAAACCACCCTTAGAAGCCACCACGCACCACCCGCGGCCCCCCAGACTCGAAATACATCTTCATCGCGTCCGCTTGCCGCCCGCCCCTCCCCGTCGACGCCGACACCACCATCGATCGCAATAACACCAGCGCGTTCAGGCGCCGCTCGCGCTGCTGCAGCCCAGCCGCCTGCACCACCGCCGTCAGCGCCTCGTCCGGCAGAATCGCCTCGAACACCTCCCGCACATCGCTGCCTTGCATGCTCATCCGCCGAGCTGATCACGCCCAGCCCTGCTCTTCAAGCCCCTCGCTCAACCGATCGTTCTTGCACCGCTTTCCTCCTAACTGGACAGCCATGGATGAGGGGCATCGAGGAGCCGGGTGGCGACCGGGCGCGCGTGGCCAGCTCAGGGGGAAGGGGACGAGGCGATCAGGAAGGACGTTTCAGATCGGCGAAGGGGCCGATATTTCGACGGCGACCGTCGCCGGCAAGACCTGGGGTCCGGAGGCCGTGACCACCATCCCACGGGGATCGACCTCGCCCAGCGGAAGGCTCACACTGCCGTCCGCCGCCGCGAAGCCGCGCGCGACCACGTTGCCCTTGGCGTCCTGCACGACCACGGCGATCTGCGAGAGGTCGAGGGGCGGGCAGGTCAGGCAGGGGTTCGGCCCGGGAGGGTACTTCGGGGGCGGAATGGTCGCTCGTAGCGCGCCGCTGACGATGGCGGGGCCGACGACGATCACCGGTAGGGGACCGCGCGTGCGGAACAAGACCGTCGGGTCGCCGAGCAGGTTGTAGATCGTCATCTCCTGCTCTAGATCGGCGGCGCCATAGCCAAGCGAGGTCAGATAGCCCTTGCCAGCGTTGAGCACATCGCCGAGTCGGCGCACGCTGGTGGCCGCGCCGTAGGCCAGCAGGTTGGGGAAGATGGCGTCGACGAGGCCCTTGGCCAGGTCGCTGTTGATCGACGAACCGCTCGAGCGTTGATCGCCGATCACGGCCAGGGCACCGTCCGCCTTGCGCAGGAAGGACTCCGCCCAATAGACGCTGCCCGCGTTCGAGTAGCCGGAGCCCGAGGTCTCGCTCGCCTCGTTGTCGAAGATCCCGCTCGCGCAGTTGATGCTGAGCACGAAGGGATACTCGTGGCCTGCCACGGCGACCGCGGCGAGGGTGCCGGTGCCAAAGCTCGGCGTGCCCCAGCCATCCCACCAGCCGTGGTCGCGGTGGAAGAAGAGCGCGCGCCCGTCGTTGAACGCCGCGGTCACATCGGCGGTCGTGCCCGTCCAGGGGAAGGTCGGCTTGCGCAGGTACCAGGGGACCGCCACGCCGTCGTAGAAGGTGGTCGGATTGGTGGTCGGTGCATCCCGGTAGATGCGCTGGACGTTCCAGCCGAGGCCCGCGACGTGCGCCCGAATGACCTCTGCCGTGCGCGCGAAGGTACGGTCTTCGAAGCCATTGACGTCGTTGTCCTGGAACTGCGCGGCGAAGCTGTAGTTGTCATAGAAGGCATTG
The Pseudomonadota bacterium DNA segment above includes these coding regions:
- a CDS encoding tetratricopeptide repeat protein, with amino-acid sequence MDRLRPRAPALLAHLPWVLCLIALAAPVQAERTSPTDRALASQLFDLGRTYYDQSAYEKALDAFEQSYRLSQEPALFHNIARCQESLGRIESAIASYERFLSESGKPDAKIDARIRNLRARLAAQRAAALSAAATTAARTPTPTPTPTPTPRPLFRDPVPAPIPSVIAPPTPPVTVAPAATAGRPLLTAPTPLPPPIRAPAAALSGQQGARRTRASTVVGWSLVGLGGAAIVTSIVLGVRAKAKADLTEKAYRCGADPTVSQDCPATPYSWTQIQTSIDDGGRALGRAQVATLLVGLLAAGSGAAVLVFAPRSVQPEGRVRLTPSLGPNAVALAGSVTF
- a CDS encoding response regulator, which translates into the protein MQGLGSLLATYAGVLFINLILSLVLWRKQRNPLQRGLVLLWGAAFLAFLAQGAAAKGSLVITLGFSCTFFINLALANLISAIGGVDFPWRRFAAIYGSAVATSILCAATRQPFLWIALPTALAVAWPTIETGIRALHHPTRPLGSSARALIVSSFFFAAHNLDFPFLRDKPAAASIGFVIALLTVFALSLTGNAVVLERETADRTRIAELNRFQVQFFSNITHELRTPLTMILAPIDGLLEGEMGHLDQAQKRYLVPIRRSALRLLKLINDLLDVAKLEERYLRLRIEASDLRGMLTEIVEHATPLARRKRIELTLQLDHSRDDIFVDLEQMDRVVVNLLSNALKFTPAGGKVTLALDADAVEARISVSDTGIGIAPEKHQAVFERFSQADGTVTRRYGGTGLGLALAKDIVELHGGRISLESTPKVGSTFCIHLLPGREHFATDILERRSAEQLSERAARAEDREPREWTRSLLERADFRFLELDDATERRVTRRDRHAKPKATKVLVVEDNLEVLRFLHLQLQEQHEVFLARNGLQGLEMARAEGPDVIVTDFMMPELDGLSMIKTLRAARETAQIPIIMLTARGNLDDRLEAREAGADVYLSKPFSPRELRAAIRHLLQQRGRQVSLLIREHVRSLELIAGGLAHEIHNPLNYIRNAVHVINERVDGIIALLGNLEAPDAERIARLKHWREQIGRMSTIAQTGVTRIDEVVKLVRRYSREGYPSDPLPMDFDAAVQDIGRLIAPKDADPVESILELQATGAQVLCIAEEMHQAIRNLWQNAIDAAPAHGHVWVRTCVERELLHFEVEDDGPGIAPDHLQRIFTPFFTTKAQGKGMGLGLAITHQIVDLAGGVVAVDTVVGKGSTFRITLPLARDRDSAVTVSGGGGLQPGFTGELTPPPFDTPTPAPSA
- a CDS encoding Rv1355c family protein, which translates into the protein MSSPSHHERLSAVPTLDRDRWQPTILDPSAGEDREQLAALLSRVPGIQIADVLQQQLTELMEVRHPKEKLTGGQAQQLITAHLGGSTQETYGRWVYFPWTEQLVRTLPEPEFREVRLSRNRYKITPEEQDALRQHRIGIVGLSVGYAIATTLAMEGVGGEFRLADFDVMSLSNTNRVPCGVAALGTNKTVIAARRMFELDPYLKIEIYREGLTAENLERFFGHPEPLTLLIEECDDLFMKILLREQARARGVPVLMETNDRGLLDIERFDKEPDRRLLHGLLDGVSATSVRGLTVRQKVPIIFRVLGGTAMSTRLAASLAEIDETITGWSQLGSGTMLGGAVATDVARRLLLGELNESGRFYIDVQNLVADGAGALVNGTAIATEDTTEGGAASEALAAAVGRMTSSHERYGGAPGAISVEDARFLVEMAALAPSGGNRQPWRFHLLADNRIRCVLDTVRAGDSFLDYGLSAAYAACGAALENFCVAAHSLGFTTQVVRFPNAGDPTVAWETQLTQSGSRAERSAALQVLEARCTNRRLGHRTHLTAEEHGALAKSAVSAGAELLLLGDDDTALEALASYIGRVDRFRFFCRRLYREMIEEVRWTPAEAERTRDGIDLATLELDAIDTAGMHLLSKWSTVELMKRIGGRRVEDLGQRTVRASAAIGLLSVPGIAAADYLAGGIAMERVWLEATRLGLAFQPLAVAPYLYARLERGGGEGFDPGEVRELTELRQWHRELFGGTDPRAEVLLFRVGHAPEPRKRSLRRHAEDILLLDLES
- a CDS encoding PilZ domain-containing protein, with the protein product MTARVQPRQEELFRSLETSDGMAPGASSQGSPRGPDHRRSYRIRPATDRQPRLVTAGGVELDLRDLSTTGSSVIWRRPDAGGADISSVVMHLPDGTSFSSALRIMRVDRQDDRTLHLGVRFESLTLQAERSLANFMIRELQGRDAELGRLLSAPTALRSTERHLISLLLRRHAAEGRPVHAFHGQKRIPWSFRVVGLDVESTPGRLALQPFGPDQADTPARAFRDEGPFTFELSGPMAVTLFSSAVQSVGHGQVIVDFPDEVLQTGFRQSPRVRPSPQDRGEVALTHDRYPENAIRGPLASVAARGLSLSLDTSGRPLVPGDHLPQLLVTLPTGPVEAAGIVRGTSGDPSTGQIICGVELLDFGGTKDSRRWHDYVFRTAFPRLAGTSETGARDAWDLLDASRYLVMWTDPEARSNLRARFVGSWSEASPEHNHRLILRSADTHRAGMMATLLYPGTWMIHQIGVVEAERRRGDRSWFSYVVELYAGLTYLLEHLGALEHLLIYFAAGKSWNDLVYGEFARRYAAPGRLTYTELSVFRAIGNASPAPPLGQRPATPHVVGTDAAPELWSLVLVYAETQLTPLERSAFGFDDASVDLADFSARCREQGHRRARSLYVAFDPHGPTAALLLETGDEGINVFGLMNTCRILPLNGGWPDAETLAALLTQARAHFDRAQVQQHLLLAPPSLSAEDRAVLGALGYAYVSEGLRWLSRKEVLPLWIAYLDDLLASLALEKELSCLPPVTTSD